The Catharus ustulatus isolate bCatUst1 chromosome 9, bCatUst1.pri.v2, whole genome shotgun sequence genomic interval GGCCAGAGCTCTCACCTGGGGCACCACCAAGATGTCAGAGAAGATGATGGCAGCATCCAGGGGGAATCGTCTTAGTGGCTACACAGAGGAAGAGGTAATGTTAGTGAGTGCAACTCCCTTTCCATGGACGACCTGGTCAAGCACATGAGGCAGTGGAGTTCCCAAGGCCTGCACAATTTACTGATGTCACCCAGGATGGCCAAACCAAGGtttctccccatccccatctgggcagggagaggggacacacagaTCACTGAGTGATGCTCACCTGCAGTGTCAGCTCACAGCACAGTTTGGGGCTCTGGCAAGTGGCAAAGAAATCTTGTGACGCCCGTGTCTCCCGAAACTCTACAAGGAACCACCACAAATGTCACCGGGTGCTTGCTGAGGCCCCTCTCTACCCCCCACACGCCTCCACCGCTCACCTGGCAGGTACCGCCCCGCCTGCCGCATGCACCACACCGGGGTGTACTCTGTCTCCTCCCCGCGTGCTGCCCGCAAGAACGTGTCGTTCTTCAGCTTGGGGAAGCCTTTGGGGCTGTGGAGCAAAGAGCAGGTACAGGCTGTCACCTATGAAGGGTCTGGGTGCCCTGCCAGGCCCGCACGACTGGGGCAGAGAGTGCCAGAGTAAGCACCTCCTTCCCACTCCCTAACCACAGAAGAGCTGTGACAAATGTGATAAATTCTCCccaccacagcccaggacaTCTTCCTGCTGAGGACCGCGGGAGAGGCGATGCGCTGCCCGGGGCCCGCGAGATTAAGTTATCGCGGTCACCAGTTGCTCCCGCCTGGAGAGATTTGGGGGGCGCGGGGCAGGCAGTCCTGCATTCCCCCGGTCTGTGCCAGGCCACGCGTCCCCGACCTCCCCGTCCCCAACCTTCCCgctgtggggctgctggagtCCGGCCTGCGCCGAGGAGGGGGACTCCGGCAACCGCGGGGCCTTTGGGAACGAAGTCCCCAAAAACTCCATTTGGGACCAGCGACTTAACTAGCATGCCAGTGGCCCAGCTGATCCTTCCCAGTGCAGGATcacatccctccctccccctaGAGCTTCTCCAGTGACCCAGTACTGGACTCTTGTGCCAGCACCATAATCCCAGGGCCACTCGAGTGCCTCGGCCGTGTCCTCAGAGCCACAACAATGTCCCCAGTACAGGATCTCAACACGAAAGCACTatgcccagtgctcccacagTGCCAGATCGCCGTTTCCAGAGCCACACCAGTATCCCCATGCAGCCGCCGCAACATGGCCCCGTTACCACACCAGGAAGGGACACAAGCCTGCCCGGTCCCGGTTACTCACAGGAGCCGCTCTCCACCCTCCATCCTCCTGCGCCGCTCCCCGGCCTCTCCGTTGCCTCCCGACGCGGCGCGGTCCGCCCCGTCCCGCCCCCATCCCGCCCCGCCGGCGCCGCCATCTCGATGTAGTCCCGCCTCACCTCACGCCGCCATTttgccccgccctgctgcccGCCCTGCTGCCCGCCCCTCCGTACACTGCCATCTTGCCCCCTCCTTGCTCCTCTGTACGTGGCACGGGCGCCGCCATCTTGCTCTACGTCCGCCCCTCCGGGCGCCGCCATCTTGCTTGTCGGCGGGCGTGGTCCGCCGTAAACCGGAGCGGCGCGGAGCCGGTGCCCAGAGCGCGATGAGGGCGGGCGGGGAGGCACCACACCAGGTGTTGGGCCGACTGCGGTTCTTGCTGCAGTGCAGCGAGTGCTTCCGCCGCGCCCAGGCGCTGCCCCCCGCGCTCTGCTACGTGCCGCGGGAGGTGCAGTACAAGATTTGCAAGGACCCGTcggccgccgcggccgccgccgcccgcagcCTGCTCAGCGTGTGGGACAGCCCGGGCCCGGCGCGGGGCGGCAAGCGAGCGGCGCGGGCCACGATCGAGGTGCGGAAGGGCGGCTGCCTGCGCGCCACCGGCGAGGAGTACTGCAACGGCGCCGGGCTCTGGGTCAAGCTCAGCAAGGTAACAGGGGTGCGGTGGCCCGCCATGGGCCCAGCCTGGCCTCGCCTGACCGCCGGCTGTCCctacaggagcagctggaggagtACCGGAGCGGCTGCGATCTCGAGGAGGGCTGGGTGCTGGTGTGCAAGCATGCCGATGGCGGGGACCGGCTGGTTCCCGTGGAGTCCACGGAGAGGAtccagcggcagcagcagctgttcgGGGTGGATTACAAACCCGTCATCAGGTGCGCGCCGCCGCGGTGTCCTGCTGGGTCCCAGGGAGCGTGAAGGTGCTCACCTCTGTGCGGGCTTGGGACGCTGCCCCACAGCCACTCGTGCCTTGGGTGGGGAACCCCGACCTGGTTTGACGGGTTTCATGGAAGTGAGGCAAGAGGGATGCCGGATGTGGAATGAACTGGATTTGGCTCGGGCGCTGTGCTTGTCACATGCCAAGCGGGATGTGGAAGGAGTAGACATGGTTGGAAAGGAAAGGGCAGTAGATGGTGATGGAGGGTGGAGCACGGTGGGGCTTTAAAACCCAAATCTTCCCCTTACAACTACTCCTCAGTCACCAACTTCTTGTTCCTCCTGGGATGTTCTTATTCCACTTCTATGTGTTGATTCAGATGGGAGCAGGTGGTGGATCTGACATACTCCCTGCGCCTCGGAGCAAAGCCCAGGCCCATGGAGCAGGATGAGGCTGCAGTAGAGAAGCTTCGGTATGAACTGTTTCTTGGCTTCTGCTATGGTGGGGGACAAGCTCCTGTCTCTTGTGGCTGCCTGGACAGCCATATCGTGCAGAcctgggggagagggagaaaaacaagCAGGATGTGGACCTTCCTTTTTTGACCCATTAGCCTGGCTGCCTCTTGCTCTCCAGACCCCGTAATCCCTTTTCCCTGCTAGGTATGTGCCCCCAACATGGACTTATGAATGTGATGAAGACCTGGTGCATTTCCTGTATGACCACATTGGGAAGGAGGATGAGAACTTGGGCAACGTTAAGCAGTACGTGGACAGCATCGATGTCTCGTCCTACACGGTGGGTTAAGGGACAAGGCTACATCAGCCCCGCTGTgccatggggctggggagcaTGGATAGtgcttgctgtgctgctctggcctGGGCTGGACTGTGTTTGAGGATGTGGTAGGAAAGCCTGGGGAGTGTCATGCAGCATATTGTGTAATGCAGCCCCTGGAGGGACAGTGGTTTGAGAAGCCAGTACTAATATTAGCTGCAAAGCTTATTTTAGGGAGGGTTTTGTACACTGGGTTGTGTGTGTGACTCCAGAGTACCTTGGAGGGTCAACCCCAGCGTCCTTTGTGCTCTGCACTCCCAGTGTCTACCCACAGCCCAGCAAAGGGAACAGGCCAATGTGATGCCCTCTGACACTAAGATTCATTATGAAAGTAGCCACTAAAGAGTAGTTAATCCTACACCCATCTGATCTTCTTTCAttcatttgtctttttccaGGAGGACTTCAATGTGTCATGCCTGACTGATAGCCATGCTGACACATACTGGGAGAGTGATGGTTCCCAGGGCCAGCACTGGGTGCGGCTCAACATGAAGAAAGGCACCATTGTCAAGTGAGTCATTTCTGCTCTAAGTGGGGCAAGCTTTGCCACTCCCTCTTGTCCTGAGTGTCATGACCTAAATTTGCCCATGATCCCTGCCTCTCAGCCCTCACTCTCGCTCTGGGCTTGAAGAGGTTTTAGCATTGTCCCAGATACCTGGGAATTCCAGCTTGGTAGCAACACTGACCAAGTGATGAGAGGAAGTAGCAATAGGTGTTCAAATGCAGTTGCCTTCTCCTTAATGTCCTCTCTTCCCTttgcaggaagctgctgctgacagtggATACCACTGATGAGAACTTCATGCCCAAGCGGGTCGCTGTGTATGGGGGCGAGGGGGACAATCTGAAGAAACTGAACGATGTCGGCATTGATGAGTGAGTGGGTGGAGGTGCACAGGGTGTCATGGCTCTTGCAGGGACCCAAGGTGCTGAACACTGGCCTTAAGCAGCCAtgcagcaccagccaggctCTCTGGGATGCGGGTTTACTCTGCCTACAATAGCACGGTATGGTCTTATCCAATTGTGGGACATATCAGGATCATGGTACTGGACCTGAGTCACCAGCAGGTTCAGGCATTTGGCTGTATTCTAAGCAAGAACTGAGTTCTTGCCACAGGCTCCCATTTCAAAAGATGCAAACCATCTTCTCTTACAAGTGTCTGAGTGGATTTTGGCAGGATGGGTGAGGGAACAGCTCTTCAGTCCtcatctgtgctgtgtttgcaggaGTTATATTGGGGATGTGTGCATCCTTGAGGACATGACAACACACCTGCCTGTCATCGAGATCCGGATTGTGGAGTGCAGAGGTAGGGCTGGCTGCACCTGTAAAATACTGTACATTAAGAGTTTGTACTTCTTCTTATGGGCTGTTTTAGATGAGGTTCAAAAGAACCATGGGAAACTCCTGGGAGATCTGAAGTTTTGGAAGTTCTCACCTTTCATCCTATCTTTCTGTGCCTTCacttatttaattctttttctcctctaaatgtcctgctgcttcttcaCGGAGGTATTTGAGGCTCTTggtgcccagccccagagctggtggAGCTGGTACATTCCTACTGGTTTTGCTTATAGATCTCCTACATTGATTTAAGGCTTGCTTTCTTGTAGTCTTGGCATATCATCCATGGTATTCCTTGGCAGATGATGGGATTGATGTTCGTATCCGAGGCATCAAAATCAAATCCTCCCGACAGAGGGACTTGGGGCTCAGTGCTGACATGTTCCAGTTGCCCAATTTGGTGCGTTACCCTCGCCTAGAAGGGACTGATCCTGACCTGCTGTACCGACGGGCCGTGCTCATTCAAAGGTACTGTCTGGAGGGGAGCAGACAGGTGCCATTGCCTGCAGGGATTGATGCCATCTCCAGCCTGTGCATGGCTGGAAGCTGTAAAACCATCACACTGCTCTTGAGACAGATGTCCTGGACACTGGAGAAAATAGCAATCATTTGGGAACAAAGTGGACTCTCTGAGGTGGCTCTCTTGTGCTTTCAGGGGAGTTTTGTAACTCAAGTTTACAGTGTCTTGTGCAGTGTCAGGGGCAGGTATATGCAGAGCCGCTTGTAAGGGATGCAAAATGCCTCCAgtgcccagggaatgggaatttaGTACCAAAGGCtccatgatttaaaaaattatgctgggtttggtttggatcagttatttttctgcttgtgtgGGTCTGGAATAGACTTGTGCAGGTCCCTATCACTCCTTGTTGCAATACCTTCTTCTTTGGGATTTAGGTTTATCAAGCTTCTGGACAGTGTCCTGCATCACTTGGTGCCAGCTTGGGACCACACTGTTGGCACATTCAGCAAACTCAAGGTGAGCAGTTGGCTCTGTCTTGTGGTGGCCTCAGTCTGGCAGGGTGATGGTGCTTGTGCTGTGGCAAGGGAGGCAGCCAGGGTTTGTTGCCCTTAAAGCAGCTGGAGGGAAATATCTTTCTGAGCTCGGGTCGCTAACACTGTGAAAGGTGatactgtttattttcctgctaAACTGCTGATGCAGAAACATGTAGCTGTGGGCTAACAAGTGGACTCAAACCAGAACATTTCACCCTCAAAGGGACTTGGATCATAGCAGCACTGGGCATGCAAGCTGGATGCACATCCCCTCCAAGATCTCAGCCCAGGACGCTCTGTTCTTGTGCTTCCTGCCAGCAGCTTTGAGCTAGCTTGTCCAAACATCAAGGCTTTCACCAGTAACATTTTTCCTGGCTTTACTaagcttttgcttttcatcCTTTGCATAGTGCTGAATTCATCCCTCCAGTTGTCTGTTTTCCTTATATCCTCTCCAAGAATACACATGCTGGACATTACCAGGAAAGCCTCATTCTCTGTGTTTCCAGGCCTAGTGTCAAAATGCACTTTGGGTCCTGTGTGCTAGGTCAACATGGGACCCAAAGCATTTGAGGATTCTTGTTTAGAGGAACTGGCTTTGATTACAACTAAAAGGGATAGTAATACCAGTGTTCTGGTGAGAGTGAGGGTAAAGGAGAGTCTAAGCAACACTGGAGTGTGAGCAGCTGATGGATTGAGGGCTGAGCTTGTTATCTCCCTTAAGCCAGAATGCAGAATCTTTCAGAGGCAGAGAAGAGTAAGTACTGTCAATGAAAATCTGTCTCTGTGGGAAGaccctgggaaagggaaaaacctGGAGGTGCGATGGCTTCAGCAGGAAGTAGGTGACATGTTTTGTGCATCCCTGTTGGCAGCACATCAAGCAGTTCTTGCTACTGTCCAAGAAGCGCACAGCTCTCATTACCCAGTGTCTGAAAGACTCAGAGACCAGCAAGCCCAACTTCATGCCTAGACTCTACATCAACCGGCGCCTGGCCATGGAGCACCGGGACAACCCTGCCCTGGACCCCAGCTGCAAGAATGCTGTCTTCACCCAGGTactgtccctcctgctgctctggtgaGAGTGGGGCATCCCAAAATCAAAATTACCTGTATTAAAATGGGTAGAAGGGACGGCTTGGAGCTGGAGATAGACCAAGCCTTCAAGGCCTCTTCATATGACTCACAGACTCTATAATTACATGTGCTGATGGTCCCATATCCAGGAATAACATCTAGAAGGCATTTGGGATCTCTGAATTGAAATCTATACTCTATCTTGGATGCTCTCTGTGGCATGTTGTTAATGGAGAGTGTTACAATCCTACTGCACTAAAAAGGCAGCAAAGATTTCTTGTGTGACAATAGTCAAGTAGCTGCATACAGTTCTGTGTTGTGGTTTTAGAGCAATGCTGATATTCCTGTGTGAATTCTTTCCCCACCTCCAATAGATCTGGGGCTCTTTGTGTGCACAAACAGCCCAAACTGCTGTAAGACTTGATGGGTTTGATGTACCTGCCTTCATGTGGCACCAGTTCCCCTGGACAGGGGATACCAACTTTGTCTCTGCTTGTTGCAGGTATATGAAGGCCTGAAGCCATCAGACAAGTTTGAAAAGCCTCTAGATTATAGGTAAGCAGTGTCTCAGGGAGGGAAGGCACCATGAGGTGCTGGGAACTGTGTCCTGTCAAAGCAGGGTGTTTGGGAAGCCCAGGTTCTGTACTCTAGAGATAGTCTGCTAGAACAGGAGCCAGCTCCTGTTCTGTGGGATCAGGGCCTGTTCCCTAAGGTGTCACCTCTCTTCTGAGGATGCAGCTGTCTCTGGAGATTGAGATCTTGTACTGTCCTAAACTCAGACTGCTCCACCCTAGTCCCttgatgtccctgctgtgcctgtcccagcaCCTCAGGTGATGCCTGGTTCTCCACAGGTGGCCATTGCGTTATGACCAGTGGTGGGAGTGCAAATTTATCGCAGAGGGCATCATCGACCAAGGTAGGGGCTACAGGAGGCCAGAGCTcttctggagcagctgggggttGATGAGGTGACTGTTGCTGTAGGTGCTTTTGTTTTGGTCCCAGTGTTAACTCCCatggaggagagagggaaggtaGGCTGCCTTGTCCTGCCACCCTGGCTATGTCCCAGAGAAAGAGTGCTGTTTGCTGGGAGGGGGACCAAACTTGCATTAGTCACTAACAGCAACTTTACCAGTGATCCTTCTGGCTCTTTTCCATAAGCCAGGTAGGGATGTTATTTCTCTTGTCTTACTTTCTCCAGTGCCATAAGGCTCTAACAGGAGCCTTCTGCTCAACCCAGGGCAAGGTTGGACCAGAAATCCTCATCTTTGCTCCATAACTCTGAGGATCAGCACATGGAGAGTTCACATCACTAAAAATGCCCTTTTGGGGTTGCAGGTGGTGGTTTTCGGGACAGCCTGGCAGACATGTCAGaggagctgtgccccagctcagcagacACCCCCGTGCCTCTGCCCTTCTTTGTGCGCACATCCAACCAGGTGCTGTGTATTGGGATGTTTGGGGCCAACCCTTCCATGCCTAGCAATGCagcgctgtccctgtcctcttGCATGCCAGGGACATACCTACTTTAAGCTTTTCTTTGTGAGGAGTTGGGTAGTTTGCTTTGCAGCTTTCATTTTAGAATATCCTGACAAGTGCCTGGATGCCGGTCTCTCACTGGGTATATTGCCAGGGGGTGGGGGGTTTAGTCCCCCTCTGCTGTGAGAGGTGCCCAGAGCCATGGCAGGAGTAGTCTGCGGTGTTTCATGCTATGCGGAAATGATGACTTGGAGTTTTGCCTCTCACTCCTACAGGGTAATGGCACTGGGGAAGCCAGGGACATGTATGTCCCCAACCCATCCTGTAAAGACTTCCCAAAGTATGAGTGGATTGGGCAGATcatgggagcagctctgaggggcAAGGAGTTTCTGGTAAGTTTTCAACCCCATCGCTCTGAGAAAATTTGCTGCAAAGGGAGATGATAgccctctcctgcagcctgtcTGACAAGAGGTGTTTGGGGCCAATCAGTTTGGTGAACTTGCAGCCTGAGTTTTGGGGGATGCTGCTGAGAGCTTGGGAGATAATGTTTGGTCTCTACTCAGCTATGATGAGCTGTGCATATAGAGGGGGAAGTAGGGAAGCCTCTTTGTGTCTGCATTCTTGAGTCCTATCTCCATCTTTGGGGAGGTCTCATTTTGACACAGACTCAATAAAATCTTCAGGTCCTGGCTCTTCCTGGCTTTGTATGGAAACAATTAACAGGGGAAGAGGTCAGCTGGAGCAAAGACTTCCCTGCTGTGGACTCAGTGTTGGTGAGTTGTGCCTATCCTATTCCTTGTGGCAATCAGCAAGGCACGGATTTCCTGATGTCCTTGTCCTCATGTACTTGCTTCCTCTTATGATATGTCAAGTAAACATAACAAAGGGCAACTTTTAGCTATAAGGATGCACCAAATGCTGTTATAGATATGCAGCCATGCTGACTGCTGCTTCCAGCATGCAATGGCCCAAGGTCTGCTAAACAGCTTTAGGGCAGCACATCCCATGttgtgtcactgtcacttgtCTGGGAAGGGAGAAGATGAGGACTTGGGCACATCACTGCTTTCTGGCCATCTCTCTAATGTGCACTTTTACTTGGTGCCTGGACAGGTGAAGCTCCTGGAAGTGATGGAAGTCATGGATAAAGACACCTTTGAGTTCAAGTTTGGGAATGAGCTGACCTACACGACAGTGCTGAGTGACCAGCGCATGGTGGAGCTGATCCCCAATGGCAGCA includes:
- the HECTD3 gene encoding E3 ubiquitin-protein ligase HECTD3 — its product is MRAGGEAPHQVLGRLRFLLQCSECFRRAQALPPALCYVPREVQYKICKDPSAAAAAAARSLLSVWDSPGPARGGKRAARATIEVRKGGCLRATGEEYCNGAGLWVKLSKEQLEEYRSGCDLEEGWVLVCKHADGGDRLVPVESTERIQRQQQLFGVDYKPVIRWEQVVDLTYSLRLGAKPRPMEQDEAAVEKLRYVPPTWTYECDEDLVHFLYDHIGKEDENLGNVKQYVDSIDVSSYTEDFNVSCLTDSHADTYWESDGSQGQHWVRLNMKKGTIVKKLLLTVDTTDENFMPKRVAVYGGEGDNLKKLNDVGIDESYIGDVCILEDMTTHLPVIEIRIVECRDDGIDVRIRGIKIKSSRQRDLGLSADMFQLPNLVRYPRLEGTDPDLLYRRAVLIQRFIKLLDSVLHHLVPAWDHTVGTFSKLKHIKQFLLLSKKRTALITQCLKDSETSKPNFMPRLYINRRLAMEHRDNPALDPSCKNAVFTQVYEGLKPSDKFEKPLDYRWPLRYDQWWECKFIAEGIIDQGGGFRDSLADMSEELCPSSADTPVPLPFFVRTSNQGNGTGEARDMYVPNPSCKDFPKYEWIGQIMGAALRGKEFLVLALPGFVWKQLTGEEVSWSKDFPAVDSVLVKLLEVMEVMDKDTFEFKFGNELTYTTVLSDQRMVELIPNGSNTAVRYEDRKEFIRLVQKARLEESKEQIMAMQAGLLKVVPQAVLDLLTWQELEKKVCGDPEVTVDALKRLTRFEDFEPQDTRVQYFWEALNNFTNEDRSRFLRFVTGRSRLPARIYIYPDKMGSETTDALPESSTCSSTLFLPNYATAKVCEEKLRYAAYNCVAIDTDMSPWEE